The following proteins come from a genomic window of Alicyclobacillus dauci:
- a CDS encoding IS3 family transposase (programmed frameshift), whose amino-acid sequence MKKQYTPEFKAQVVREILKEEKTMAQIAAEYEVHPVQLSQWKKTALENLASLFVDERKAAKEQKAQEQKIERLYAQVGKLTTQLEWNQKNLASTRSRSERLAMVERDNKKVSLKTQARILSLNRSGLYYKPAEPSDEEVRLKHRIDQFYTDYPVYGSRRITHLLRREGWDINRKRVQRCMREMGIEGIHPGPNLSKRNLKHKVYPYLLRNVTPSHPNHVWGIDITYIRLKHGWMYLVAVIDWYSRYVVSWQLDQTLEMPFVLTAVRSALCQAKPEIWNSDQGSHFTSHQYTDLLKEAGVRISMDGKNRALDNIITERFWRTLKYEEVYIHEYNSPKEARQQIAKFIQRYNYDRPHQSLGYLTPAEVYFQKGRTALHPPKAI is encoded by the exons ATGAAAAAACAGTACACACCAGAGTTCAAAGCCCAAGTCGTAAGAGAGATTCTCAAAGAAGAAAAGACGATGGCACAGATTGCTGCGGAGTACGAAGTTCACCCCGTGCAATTGAGCCAGTGGAAGAAGACTGCCTTAGAAAACCTTGCTAGCCTGTTTGTGGACGAGCGTAAGGCAGCTAAGGAGCAGAAGGCACAGGAACAGAAAATCGAACGACTGTACGCACAGGTCGGTAAACTAACCACTCAGCTCGAGTGGA ATCAAAAAAATCTGGCATCGACCCGGAGCAGAAGTGAGCGTCTTGCCATGGTGGAGCGAGACAACAAGAAAGTTTCGCTCAAAACTCAGGCACGTATCCTAAGTCTGAACCGCTCCGGTCTGTATTACAAGCCTGCTGAACCTTCAGATGAAGAGGTACGGCTAAAACATCGGATTGACCAATTCTACACGGATTATCCGGTCTACGGCAGTCGCAGAATCACGCATCTACTGCGCCGTGAAGGCTGGGATATCAACCGCAAGCGTGTGCAACGCTGCATGCGAGAGATGGGCATCGAGGGGATCCACCCCGGTCCGAACCTCAGCAAACGTAACTTGAAACACAAGGTCTACCCATACCTGTTACGCAACGTGACGCCCAGCCACCCCAATCACGTTTGGGGAATTGATATCACCTATATCCGCCTAAAACACGGATGGATGTATTTGGTTGCCGTCATCGATTGGTACTCACGGTATGTTGTGAGTTGGCAGCTTGATCAAACTCTCGAGATGCCATTCGTATTAACTGCCGTCCGTTCAGCCTTATGCCAAGCTAAACCAGAGATCTGGAACAGCGACCAGGGGAGCCACTTCACTAGCCATCAATATACCGATCTGCTGAAAGAAGCCGGTGTACGGATTAGTATGGATGGCAAGAATCGAGCTTTGGACAACATCATCACAGAGCGTTTCTGGCGTACCCTCAAGTACGAAGAAGTGTACATTCACGAATACAATAGTCCAAAGGAAGCGAGGCAACAAATCGCCAAGTTCATACAGCGGTACAACTACGACCGCCCGCACCAGTCACTAGGCTATCTGACACCAGCAGAAGTCTATTTCCAGAAGGGGCGAACTGCACTACACCCTCCTAAGGCTATCTGA
- the recN gene encoding DNA repair protein RecN, which translates to MLTELYVEHFVLIDSLRLKFGRGLHVFTGETGAGKSLLLDATRFVLGQRASSGSIQRGADKALVEAVFEVADKPHVISQLAEWDIDVEDDMVIVSRTLYANGRSSCRVNGRNVTVQMLRSLGDALVEMQGQHESQSLLTSRYQRTLLDLFGKHTSLSHATADAYRTWRKRQEDLDQAQLSEGERARQIDILQFQINEIESADITPGEEDEVRAERSRLLAFGKLKGHLDILTAALEDPMYGAVTQLATAEGEIDEVIRQVPEAEEIRTLLQNARVNTEEAAFTLSKVASKMEADPDRLEEIENRLVVIRSLTRKYGPTSEEILTHLQNCKQSLRELMDHDALVESLELEVQQHKKRFLELAGKLHKARVRASKTLKDEVQNRLHHLHMNDARFEIKVSADEANTSENGYDEVEFLFSGNPGEPLMSLQKVASGGELSRTLLALKVVVADLEQVDTLIFDEIDAGVSGEAAYRVAKMLRELGRDRQVLCVTHAAQVAAAGHEHFQIVKNMVDGRAKTEVVPLSDVDRRDEVGRLLGAVVSDDTAFKHADALLESFRKDSITHV; encoded by the coding sequence GTGTTGACCGAGTTATACGTTGAACACTTCGTCCTCATCGATTCCCTGCGCCTGAAATTCGGTCGTGGCCTGCACGTGTTTACGGGTGAAACTGGAGCGGGTAAATCGCTGCTCTTAGATGCAACTCGGTTCGTTCTCGGCCAGCGCGCTTCTTCTGGGAGCATTCAACGTGGGGCTGACAAAGCACTGGTGGAAGCTGTCTTCGAAGTCGCTGATAAACCACACGTTATTTCACAGTTGGCGGAGTGGGACATCGATGTGGAGGATGACATGGTCATCGTATCGAGAACCCTTTACGCGAACGGCCGCTCATCGTGCAGGGTGAATGGGCGAAATGTGACGGTACAAATGCTCAGATCCCTCGGCGATGCGCTGGTTGAAATGCAGGGGCAACACGAATCACAATCACTATTAACGAGTCGGTATCAACGAACTCTCCTTGATTTGTTCGGCAAGCATACTAGTCTGTCTCATGCGACGGCTGACGCGTACAGGACATGGAGGAAGCGACAGGAAGATCTGGATCAAGCTCAACTGTCGGAGGGTGAGCGGGCGCGCCAAATTGACATCCTTCAGTTTCAAATCAATGAAATCGAGTCAGCGGACATCACCCCCGGTGAGGAAGACGAGGTTCGCGCGGAACGATCCCGGCTGCTTGCTTTCGGGAAGCTGAAAGGGCATTTGGATATTTTGACCGCTGCGCTAGAGGACCCGATGTACGGTGCAGTGACGCAGTTGGCGACAGCCGAAGGCGAGATCGACGAAGTGATCAGGCAAGTTCCTGAAGCGGAAGAGATCCGAACGCTGCTTCAAAATGCACGGGTAAATACGGAGGAAGCCGCTTTTACTTTGAGTAAAGTCGCTTCAAAGATGGAGGCCGATCCCGATCGGCTTGAGGAGATCGAGAATCGGTTGGTCGTTATTCGCAGCCTTACCCGAAAGTATGGGCCCACCTCGGAAGAAATTCTTACCCATTTACAGAACTGTAAGCAGTCGCTGCGGGAACTCATGGATCATGACGCTCTTGTCGAGTCCCTTGAGCTTGAGGTTCAACAGCACAAGAAGCGGTTTCTGGAGCTTGCAGGTAAGCTCCATAAAGCACGTGTCCGCGCGTCTAAAACCCTCAAGGATGAAGTTCAGAATCGCTTACATCACTTACACATGAACGATGCCCGCTTTGAAATTAAAGTATCTGCGGATGAGGCAAACACGTCCGAAAACGGTTATGACGAAGTGGAATTTTTATTTAGTGGAAACCCTGGTGAACCTCTGATGTCACTACAAAAAGTTGCATCAGGAGGGGAATTGTCGCGCACACTACTGGCGTTGAAAGTGGTTGTAGCGGATCTGGAACAGGTCGATACGTTGATTTTTGACGAAATCGATGCTGGTGTAAGTGGTGAGGCTGCGTATCGTGTGGCGAAGATGCTACGTGAGCTCGGTCGTGATCGACAGGTCCTGTGCGTCACACATGCGGCCCAAGTCGCTGCCGCTGGACATGAGCATTTTCAAATCGTCAAAAATATGGTCGATGGTCGAGCCAAGACAGAGGTTGTTCCACTTTCTGACGTGGACCGAAGAGATGAAGTCGGACGCTTGCTTGGGGCTGTGGTCTCGGACGATACGGCATTCAAACATGCTGATGCACTGTTGGAAAGCTTCCGTAAGGACTCCATCACGCACGTGTAG
- the dxs gene encoding 1-deoxy-D-xylulose-5-phosphate synthase — protein sequence MSITLLEHLKEPQQLKTLDTAQLIRLAEEIRMFLVDSVSKTGGHFGANLGVVELTLALHRVFNSPTDKIVWDVGHQAYVHKLLTGRREGFASLRQFGGMAGFPRRNESVHDQFGVGHASTSISAALGMAVARDIEKKDNHVVAVIGDGALTGGMAMEALNHAGDLGTNLLVILNDNEMSISANVGALSSYLTKLRSDPTYARTKADVEQLLRKLPAIGNRLTNTLERLKDGMRTMVVPGQFFEAFGFRYLGPVDGHDLRALLKTLEDAKQLTGPVLLHLITQKGKGYASAENAPDKFHAWPSQSKGEKKTKSYSQIFGETIRDLARTDNRIVAVSAAMLPGTGLTAFQAEHPNRCFDVGIAEQHATTFCAGLATQGMRPVFAVYSTFLQRAYDQVIHDVSIQNLPVMFGIDRAGLVGADGETHQGAFDISFLRTVPNMTIMMPRNGDELKRMVKTALTIDGPSAVRYPRGDSLVEDNLIEDVQPVPIGRAEVVREGSHVALFALGPMVDLALKAADILFNEHALDAKVINVRFVKPLDKNLVIDTAQVMPLVTIEEAALMGGMGSAILECLVDASVAADVKRLGLPDRFIPHGSPADLLKTVGLTVEGIVQAALSVDHRTNARRQVN from the coding sequence GTGTCAATCACGCTTTTAGAACATTTGAAAGAACCACAGCAGCTAAAGACATTAGACACTGCTCAACTCATTCGCTTGGCTGAGGAAATCCGAATGTTCTTGGTCGACTCGGTCTCTAAGACAGGTGGCCACTTCGGAGCAAACCTCGGCGTTGTTGAGTTGACGTTGGCGCTACATCGGGTATTCAACAGTCCAACAGATAAAATTGTTTGGGACGTCGGTCACCAAGCGTATGTACATAAATTATTGACGGGGCGGCGAGAGGGTTTCGCATCGTTGCGGCAATTTGGTGGAATGGCCGGGTTCCCTCGCCGGAACGAAAGCGTCCACGACCAATTCGGCGTAGGTCATGCGAGCACGTCCATTTCAGCTGCTCTTGGCATGGCTGTGGCAAGGGATATCGAGAAGAAAGACAATCACGTGGTTGCAGTGATCGGTGATGGTGCGTTAACCGGTGGCATGGCCATGGAAGCTTTGAACCATGCAGGCGATTTGGGAACGAACTTGTTGGTCATCCTGAACGATAATGAGATGTCCATTTCGGCAAACGTAGGGGCGTTGTCGAGTTATTTAACAAAGCTTCGTTCCGATCCGACCTATGCCCGTACGAAGGCGGATGTGGAGCAATTGCTTCGGAAGCTGCCGGCTATCGGAAACAGGCTGACCAATACGCTGGAACGCCTCAAAGACGGCATGAGGACCATGGTCGTCCCTGGACAGTTCTTTGAAGCGTTTGGATTTCGTTACCTAGGTCCTGTTGACGGGCACGATCTTCGGGCATTACTCAAAACACTCGAAGACGCAAAACAGTTGACGGGGCCCGTGCTGCTTCACTTGATCACTCAGAAAGGCAAGGGATACGCTTCCGCTGAAAATGCGCCGGATAAATTCCATGCGTGGCCAAGTCAAAGTAAGGGCGAAAAGAAGACGAAATCGTACAGCCAAATTTTTGGCGAAACCATTCGCGATCTCGCCCGGACAGACAACCGAATTGTTGCGGTTTCGGCGGCAATGCTCCCTGGCACGGGATTGACTGCATTCCAGGCAGAACACCCGAATCGTTGCTTTGACGTCGGCATTGCTGAACAACACGCCACTACATTCTGTGCAGGTCTTGCCACTCAGGGTATGCGACCCGTGTTCGCCGTCTACTCAACATTCCTGCAACGAGCGTACGACCAAGTGATTCATGACGTTTCCATTCAAAATTTGCCTGTAATGTTCGGTATTGATCGTGCGGGACTCGTAGGGGCCGATGGTGAAACGCATCAGGGTGCGTTTGATATTTCATTTCTTCGAACGGTTCCAAATATGACCATTATGATGCCTCGAAACGGTGATGAGCTGAAGCGGATGGTTAAAACCGCACTAACGATCGATGGGCCCTCTGCGGTGCGCTACCCACGTGGTGATTCGCTGGTGGAGGATAATCTCATAGAAGATGTTCAACCGGTTCCCATCGGGCGGGCCGAAGTCGTTCGAGAAGGCAGCCACGTGGCGTTATTTGCTCTTGGGCCGATGGTTGATTTGGCTTTAAAGGCCGCGGATATTTTATTTAACGAGCACGCACTCGACGCGAAAGTCATCAACGTTCGTTTTGTCAAACCGCTTGACAAGAACTTGGTCATCGACACCGCTCAAGTCATGCCACTTGTGACAATTGAGGAAGCGGCTCTGATGGGTGGAATGGGCTCCGCCATTCTCGAATGTTTGGTGGACGCGTCTGTAGCGGCTGACGTGAAGCGGCTCGGGTTGCCGGATAGATTCATACCGCACGGCAGCCCTGCTGATCTTCTGAAGACCGTGGGACTAACTGTTGAGGGAATTGTTCAAGCAGCGCTTTCTGTAGATCACAGGACCAACGCGAGACGACAGGTGAACTAA
- a CDS encoding CNNM metal transporter family protein yields MNSTTWYIGAVVVLCIVFVGALFDMLGMAAAAARETPFHAMASKRVYGARRAITIVRNAEKVSSICSDVVGDIAGVLSGAGALAVSVQLLAATHASGWRDEAVKIGLTALITSLTVGGKAIGKTVAIHSPTPIILMAARIWETVSFVKRRPRGRNK; encoded by the coding sequence TTGAATTCAACAACCTGGTATATCGGTGCTGTCGTCGTCCTGTGCATTGTTTTTGTTGGGGCACTGTTCGATATGTTAGGAATGGCAGCAGCTGCCGCGCGCGAGACGCCCTTTCATGCAATGGCGTCTAAACGTGTATACGGTGCACGCCGTGCTATCACCATCGTCCGCAATGCGGAAAAAGTGTCCAGTATCTGCAGTGACGTCGTGGGGGATATCGCTGGTGTATTAAGTGGAGCAGGGGCACTGGCCGTTAGTGTACAATTGCTCGCGGCCACACATGCTAGCGGATGGAGGGACGAGGCTGTTAAAATTGGACTGACAGCTCTCATTACGTCTCTGACTGTCGGGGGAAAGGCGATTGGGAAAACCGTTGCCATTCACTCTCCGACGCCAATCATCTTGATGGCAGCTCGTATTTGGGAGACAGTTTCATTCGTTAAACGCCGTCCACGCGGGCGGAACAAGTGA
- a CDS encoding TlyA family RNA methyltransferase, with protein MSKVRIDVLLHERGLYASREAARRAVMAGLVKVDGERMDKPGTKVHEDIVIDVTVPEHNYVSRGGLKLERALERFQVSVTDRVAIDVGASTGGFTDCLLQNGASHVFAVDVGYGQLAWSLRNDPRVTVMERTNFRHVDELQFQPTPSLAVMDVSFISTKLLLPKLAVVCTEEADIISLIKPQFEAGRESVGKGGIIRDPQVHYRVLMDMLDYVTSMGWSCYGLDYSPISGGDGNIEFLAWWKMQGSAQASDWESASAALVAEAWRVLEHREITLER; from the coding sequence ATGAGCAAGGTGCGGATAGATGTCTTACTCCATGAACGTGGCCTGTATGCAAGTCGTGAAGCGGCCCGACGGGCAGTGATGGCGGGACTAGTCAAAGTCGACGGTGAACGTATGGACAAGCCCGGTACGAAAGTCCATGAGGACATCGTGATCGATGTCACCGTCCCAGAGCACAATTACGTTTCGCGTGGTGGGCTCAAGCTAGAGCGAGCCTTGGAGCGATTTCAAGTATCTGTGACGGACAGAGTGGCCATCGATGTCGGAGCATCGACTGGCGGATTCACCGATTGTCTTTTACAGAACGGAGCGTCACACGTTTTTGCAGTGGACGTTGGCTATGGTCAACTGGCCTGGTCACTCCGTAATGACCCGCGCGTCACGGTGATGGAACGAACAAATTTTCGACATGTGGACGAATTGCAATTTCAACCTACCCCATCGTTAGCCGTCATGGATGTATCGTTTATTTCCACGAAATTGCTGTTGCCGAAACTTGCTGTGGTTTGTACAGAGGAAGCAGATATTATCAGCCTCATCAAACCTCAGTTTGAAGCAGGGCGGGAATCGGTTGGAAAAGGCGGGATAATACGTGACCCACAGGTTCATTATCGAGTTTTAATGGACATGCTGGATTATGTCACGTCTATGGGATGGTCATGCTACGGCTTAGACTATTCACCGATATCCGGCGGCGATGGGAACATCGAATTCCTAGCTTGGTGGAAAATGCAAGGATCAGCACAAGCGTCTGACTGGGAATCAGCGAGCGCAGCTCTCGTCGCGGAAGCCTGGCGGGTACTGGAACATCGGGAAATCACGCTGGAACGATGA
- a CDS encoding tyrosine-type recombinase/integrase, which yields MKLSELEFCLEDFLTYCQSKGLSLKTIAAYEQSLKLFVVYLKNEHEVERINDVRTGHLRQYILYVQQRGKYSVVNTEASKMVNFPERRTDYKKPVSNVTVNNYTRNIKVFFNWLRQEGELSKNPFESVTPIRTVRRKKVGLGHDEFKRLLEQFDYTTFHGYRNKVIVMLLQDTGMRISECLEILVESIDFQHKMILLSKTKGNKERYIYYSPVMARELKHYLKFKDRYTETELLFPTRKGTRLTVHSFEKQLRDASNRIGLHVYPHLLRNNFARHYLLNGGDFYTLSRILGHSSVTVTEEAYMDLSHEEIGQKYQNHSPLGKWKAE from the coding sequence ATGAAGTTGTCGGAGTTAGAGTTCTGCTTAGAGGATTTTCTTACGTATTGCCAAAGCAAGGGATTGTCTCTCAAAACCATTGCGGCATACGAGCAATCACTAAAGCTGTTTGTTGTTTATCTGAAAAATGAACATGAGGTCGAAAGGATCAACGATGTACGTACGGGGCATTTACGACAATACATTCTGTACGTGCAACAACGTGGCAAGTACAGCGTGGTAAACACTGAAGCGTCGAAGATGGTTAACTTCCCAGAACGCAGAACTGATTATAAAAAGCCTGTTTCGAATGTGACGGTCAATAATTACACTCGAAACATCAAAGTGTTTTTTAATTGGCTACGGCAAGAGGGTGAACTATCGAAAAATCCATTTGAAAGTGTTACTCCGATTAGGACTGTTAGGCGAAAAAAAGTCGGACTAGGCCACGACGAATTTAAGCGTCTACTTGAACAGTTTGATTACACGACATTCCACGGTTATAGAAATAAGGTTATTGTCATGTTGTTGCAGGATACGGGTATGAGGATTTCAGAATGTCTGGAGATCCTTGTTGAATCCATTGATTTTCAACATAAGATGATTCTTCTGAGCAAGACCAAGGGGAATAAAGAAAGGTACATTTACTATTCGCCAGTGATGGCGCGTGAACTCAAGCACTACTTGAAATTCAAAGATCGATATACAGAGACTGAATTGCTGTTTCCGACAAGAAAAGGCACACGACTAACTGTTCATTCATTCGAAAAGCAGTTAAGGGATGCGAGCAACCGAATCGGATTACATGTTTATCCACATTTACTCAGGAATAATTTCGCCCGACATTATCTACTTAATGGTGGTGACTTTTATACTCTGTCAAGAATACTCGGGCATAGCTCGGTGACTGTGACAGAGGAAGCGTACATGGACTTGTCGCATGAAGAGATAGGTCAGAAGTATCAGAATCACAGTCCACTTGGAAAGTGGAAGGCCGAGTGA
- the spoIVB gene encoding SpoIVB peptidase codes for MAGRLRSLRLIGLLAITATCFTPVAQKLASTPTEVNMAAGDTVSIPMAGARVSSSSNQQVATASSESSSALTVTSTSPGNADISTRIFGLIPWKTHVHVTPSTKVVVGGQAVGIRLQSKGPIVVGFRQLADGSSPSAKAHIQVGDMIIAIDRHVIHSAADLQRALENAKEPVHVTVERGSVRRELDVSAPNQSPGNRHQLGLYVRDRTVGVGTLTFYDPPRHTFGALGHIITDTDTGQAVVGSGGLYSAMITGLKPGRIGSPGEKRGTFSTSSDQLGRIGRNTPYGVFGTMIKPPSSCDVNQLVQVALPEQVHEGPAKMFTVVHGQKVEAFNVQIDNVARQSAPATKSMIVKVTDPRLLAETGGIIQGMSGSPLVQDGKLVGAVTHVFVSDPTRGYAVYAMWMVHQAKFDTDLQPTFHYYPFLNHSKQAV; via the coding sequence ATGGCTGGTCGCCTACGTTCGTTGAGACTTATTGGGCTTCTTGCGATCACTGCAACGTGCTTTACGCCAGTTGCTCAGAAACTGGCAAGCACCCCGACAGAGGTCAACATGGCTGCGGGTGACACAGTTTCCATACCAATGGCTGGGGCAAGAGTTTCGTCCTCATCGAATCAGCAAGTGGCAACGGCTTCAAGCGAATCATCCTCTGCGTTGACGGTCACGTCAACGTCGCCAGGCAATGCGGACATTTCTACACGCATCTTCGGACTGATACCTTGGAAGACACATGTTCATGTAACGCCTTCGACAAAAGTTGTTGTCGGTGGCCAGGCAGTGGGGATTCGCTTGCAGTCGAAAGGACCCATTGTGGTCGGGTTTCGGCAACTTGCAGACGGATCGTCACCAAGTGCAAAAGCACATATTCAAGTTGGTGACATGATTATCGCCATCGACCGACACGTCATTCACTCGGCTGCTGACTTACAACGTGCGTTAGAAAACGCAAAAGAGCCTGTGCACGTCACTGTAGAGCGCGGCTCTGTACGCCGAGAACTGGATGTGTCAGCACCAAATCAATCACCTGGTAATCGCCATCAATTGGGATTGTACGTGCGTGATCGGACGGTTGGTGTTGGTACATTGACCTTCTATGATCCACCCCGTCACACGTTTGGCGCATTGGGACATATCATCACGGATACGGATACCGGTCAAGCGGTCGTAGGATCCGGCGGGTTGTACAGTGCGATGATAACGGGCTTAAAGCCGGGCCGAATTGGTTCTCCGGGGGAAAAGCGAGGCACATTTTCGACCTCAAGTGATCAACTTGGTAGAATTGGGCGCAATACACCTTATGGCGTCTTCGGTACAATGATCAAACCGCCCTCATCTTGTGACGTAAATCAATTAGTACAAGTGGCTCTTCCCGAACAAGTACACGAAGGGCCTGCCAAAATGTTTACGGTTGTGCATGGTCAAAAAGTAGAAGCGTTCAATGTTCAAATCGACAATGTGGCGCGTCAATCGGCACCGGCCACGAAGAGTATGATTGTGAAAGTTACAGACCCTCGGTTGCTCGCCGAAACTGGCGGTATCATTCAGGGAATGAGCGGCAGTCCGCTTGTTCAAGACGGTAAGCTCGTCGGCGCAGTCACTCACGTGTTCGTTTCTGACCCCACTCGCGGATACGCTGTATATGCCATGTGGATGGTCCACCAAGCAAAGTTTGACACAGACCTTCAACCTACATTTCATTACTATCCTTTCCTAAATCACAGTAAGCAAGCGGTATGA
- the spo0A gene encoding sporulation transcription factor Spo0A — MKVLIADDNHEFADLLGEFISSQPDMKLCGIAYNGNDALNLVRDTEPDVLVLDIIMPVLDGIGALERLGDLPGKMPKVIMLTAFGQETVTRRAVELGVSYFILKPFDMPLLADRIRQVVQGNVAPVAAAVQQPYVSSSGFSPSAPHAGSTPRRSVDAQITQIIHEIGVPAHIKGYHYLREAIGIVYDDVEILGSITKILYPRIADRYKTTPSRVERAIRHSIEVAWGRGNMDAIRKVFGYTVSASKTKPTNSEFIAMIADKLRMEHKVV, encoded by the coding sequence TTGAAGGTACTTATAGCCGATGACAATCATGAATTCGCTGATTTGCTCGGTGAGTTCATTTCATCTCAGCCAGATATGAAATTGTGTGGGATTGCTTACAATGGAAATGACGCTCTGAACTTAGTACGTGATACCGAGCCAGACGTACTCGTACTGGATATCATCATGCCGGTTCTCGATGGAATTGGTGCATTGGAACGTCTCGGTGATTTGCCCGGTAAAATGCCGAAGGTCATCATGCTGACTGCGTTTGGTCAGGAAACGGTGACAAGGCGCGCTGTAGAGCTTGGTGTTTCCTATTTCATACTCAAACCGTTCGATATGCCGTTGTTGGCGGATCGAATTCGGCAAGTGGTGCAAGGGAATGTTGCACCTGTGGCCGCAGCAGTTCAACAACCGTATGTTTCCTCATCTGGATTCAGTCCAAGTGCACCGCATGCGGGTTCGACACCGCGCCGTTCGGTCGACGCTCAAATTACTCAAATAATTCATGAAATAGGTGTTCCGGCACACATCAAGGGCTACCACTACCTCCGCGAGGCTATCGGCATCGTGTACGACGATGTGGAAATTCTCGGGTCAATCACGAAGATTCTTTATCCACGCATTGCTGACCGGTACAAAACGACTCCATCTCGTGTGGAACGTGCCATCCGTCACTCCATTGAAGTGGCATGGGGACGTGGAAACATGGATGCCATTCGCAAGGTCTTTGGCTACACTGTAAGCGCGTCAAAGACAAAACCGACTAACTCGGAGTTCATTGCCATGATCGCCGATAAGCTGAGGATGGAACACAAGGTCGTGTAA
- a CDS encoding helix-turn-helix domain-containing protein, with translation MSVIGLEFIAKTFGMEYQEIAKHLSITPPAIQGWLKGRRKIPPKRLAQLESLFGIESDYFQKELSTADKLYIQRKNAERLSREEAEEVEYTYVDDNGQERTGTTYYNPYEGVLNEIVAEEKKAILLEQVADILNNGDSNRRALLEIFLETMKRGNKDELTVLTKVINYLNDRLDPFADFDAEKEQDRKLYEALNNLVD, from the coding sequence ATGTCAGTGATAGGTTTAGAGTTTATAGCGAAGACGTTCGGAATGGAGTATCAAGAAATCGCAAAACATCTGAGTATCACTCCACCTGCGATTCAAGGGTGGCTAAAAGGAAGGCGTAAAATCCCACCCAAGCGATTAGCCCAATTGGAATCACTATTTGGGATCGAATCTGACTACTTCCAAAAGGAACTTAGTACAGCAGACAAGTTGTATATACAACGGAAGAATGCCGAGAGACTGAGTCGGGAGGAAGCTGAGGAGGTGGAGTATACGTATGTGGATGACAATGGACAGGAAAGGACGGGTACAACTTACTACAACCCTTACGAAGGGGTGTTAAATGAAATTGTAGCCGAGGAAAAGAAGGCAATCTTACTCGAACAGGTTGCTGATATTCTCAATAACGGCGACTCAAACCGAAGAGCTTTACTGGAAATTTTTCTCGAGACTATGAAGCGAGGTAACAAGGATGAATTAACCGTGTTAACTAAAGTCATTAACTATTTAAATGATCGCCTCGACCCGTTTGCGGATTTCGATGCGGAAAAGGAGCAGGATCGCAAGCTTTATGAAGCACTAAATAATCTGGTTGACTGA
- a CDS encoding NAD(+)/NADH kinase gives MRKIALVYNPSKPQACSVRQEVETRLTAAGISVIDIAADRETSILEVDPEIRFVELAMVLGGDGTLLGVARQLAPSNIPLLGINVGHLGFLTESEPSQLGPAITRIIKSDYKLEKRMMLEAFVYRQQSEIAQFSALNDVGLGKGSFARMVTVDVHVDDVYLDTYRGDGVIISTPTGSTAYSLSCGGPIVSPHLQVMLVTPVCPHTLFSRPCVIDASQTVRATVQATHKDVDLSVDGQEGIPLQSGDEIIIRRAPYETTLVRWPDREFFSVLRSKLHNSTETRTVR, from the coding sequence TTGCGGAAAATTGCGTTGGTGTACAATCCTAGCAAGCCACAGGCGTGTTCAGTTCGTCAGGAAGTGGAGACGCGGTTAACGGCGGCTGGCATATCCGTTATAGATATCGCTGCGGATAGGGAGACGTCCATTTTAGAGGTCGATCCTGAAATTCGGTTTGTTGAGTTGGCCATGGTTCTCGGTGGTGATGGCACGTTACTGGGCGTTGCCCGGCAACTTGCGCCTTCAAATATTCCATTGCTCGGCATCAATGTGGGCCACCTCGGCTTTCTAACGGAGTCCGAACCCTCTCAATTGGGGCCAGCGATAACCCGGATCATTAAAAGTGACTATAAGCTGGAAAAGCGTATGATGTTGGAAGCATTCGTCTATCGACAGCAAAGTGAAATTGCACAGTTTTCAGCCTTGAATGATGTCGGATTGGGTAAAGGCTCGTTTGCTAGAATGGTGACCGTGGATGTACATGTAGACGACGTCTACCTTGATACATACCGTGGTGATGGCGTGATTATCTCCACGCCCACGGGTTCAACGGCTTATTCTTTATCTTGTGGGGGGCCAATCGTCAGCCCACATTTACAGGTGATGCTGGTGACCCCGGTCTGCCCGCACACACTGTTCTCGAGACCGTGTGTCATTGATGCGAGCCAAACGGTTCGTGCAACCGTACAGGCGACCCACAAGGACGTTGACCTGTCGGTCGATGGCCAAGAAGGAATTCCACTGCAAAGTGGAGATGAAATAATTATTCGAAGGGCGCCATATGAGACGACGCTCGTACGTTGGCCGGATCGTGAATTTTTTTCAGTTCTACGCAGCAAGTTACATAACTCCACAGAGACTAGAACCGTACGCTAA